From Candidatus Bathyarchaeota archaeon, a single genomic window includes:
- a CDS encoding glycosyltransferase, which yields MRAIILTWEYPPRIIGEMANRVKALAEALVERNVEVHVVAFDDWRVGSEVENNVIVHRISNPVKTHTSILTWALTLNIEMERVAADIYYNTRGKVDVVHAHDWLCVPAALGLKHALQIPFVLTIHSTEDYRSHGSATPFNLAIKSIEWRGLYEAAKVIVHSQEMMNEVQLRYQVPETKIVVVPITAPLWIDKTLDVYSSARGGKNE from the coding sequence TTGAGAGCGATCATCTTAACATGGGAGTACCCACCTAGAATAATCGGTGAAATGGCGAACCGAGTTAAAGCCTTAGCTGAAGCACTTGTTGAAAGGAACGTGGAAGTACACGTTGTCGCCTTTGACGACTGGAGGGTCGGATCAGAAGTAGAGAATAATGTAATAGTACATCGTATATCGAACCCGGTGAAAACGCATACTAGCATACTAACTTGGGCGCTTACCCTTAACATCGAAATGGAGCGGGTCGCTGCTGATATTTATTACAATACCCGGGGCAAAGTAGACGTTGTACATGCCCACGATTGGTTATGCGTTCCTGCAGCCCTAGGTTTGAAACATGCCTTGCAAATACCTTTTGTCTTGACTATTCATAGTACAGAAGACTACAGAAGTCACGGGTCTGCTACACCATTTAATCTCGCAATTAAGAGCATTGAGTGGAGGGGGTTATACGAGGCGGCAAAAGTCATTGTACATTCGCAAGAGATGATGAATGAGGTTCAGTTGAGGTATCAGGTTCCTGAAACTAAAATTGTAGTAGTTCCAATTACTGCACCTCTATGGATTGACAAGACACTTGATGTTTACTCAAGTGCTAGAGGCGGGAAGAATGAGTGA
- a CDS encoding glycosyltransferase family 4 protein — MSDLHVLMLSWEFPPRVIGGLAAHVYDLSRALVRRGLRVDVVTCDFPGALNYEEIEGVHVYRADAYTIPSPDFASWALLMNLSLQRQATETMKKEETEIDLIHAHDWLSAPAGIAIKHITRKPLVATIHSTESGRRSGLHSDYQRMIHEIEWWLTFEAWRIICCSVFMRNQVHHLFSTPVGKIDVIPNGVDGQKLALSFNREEVRSRFAAPWEKIVLFVGRLVPEKGVNILVGAVPKVLKAYPNVKFVIVGDGYMRKALMDDAHMLGVYHKIYFTGFLDDQMLRMLYRSADLAVFPSLYEPFGIVALEAMAAGLPVIVSDTGGFSEIVDHEVNGIKVPPNNSDALAWWIIRVLSDPSYSDWLKHNALKKISDIYEWDKIAEKTKLVYERILKEYDESAWKRV; from the coding sequence ATGAGTGACCTACATGTGTTAATGCTTTCTTGGGAGTTTCCTCCAAGGGTTATCGGAGGCTTAGCAGCGCATGTATATGACTTATCCCGCGCTCTTGTACGAAGAGGGCTACGAGTTGATGTAGTGACCTGCGATTTCCCAGGTGCACTAAATTATGAGGAAATTGAAGGCGTTCACGTTTATAGAGCGGATGCCTACACCATTCCCTCGCCGGATTTTGCCTCCTGGGCTCTTCTTATGAATTTAAGCCTTCAAAGGCAAGCAACAGAAACCATGAAAAAAGAAGAAACTGAAATAGATCTAATCCATGCTCACGATTGGTTATCAGCGCCAGCGGGCATCGCTATTAAACACATAACTAGAAAACCACTAGTTGCGACGATTCACTCAACCGAGAGCGGAAGACGTAGTGGACTACATAGTGACTATCAGAGAATGATACATGAAATTGAATGGTGGCTGACTTTTGAAGCGTGGCGGATTATCTGTTGCAGCGTTTTTATGCGAAACCAAGTTCACCATCTCTTCAGTACACCTGTGGGAAAAATCGATGTAATTCCGAATGGTGTTGATGGACAGAAACTTGCGCTATCATTTAACAGAGAGGAGGTAAGAAGTCGATTCGCTGCACCCTGGGAGAAAATCGTCTTATTTGTTGGGAGACTAGTCCCTGAGAAAGGGGTTAACATTCTAGTGGGAGCGGTTCCCAAAGTTTTGAAAGCATATCCTAACGTTAAATTTGTGATTGTCGGGGATGGATACATGAGAAAAGCACTTATGGACGACGCGCATATGCTTGGAGTTTACCATAAGATATATTTCACTGGCTTTCTCGACGACCAGATGTTAAGAATGTTGTATAGATCGGCTGACCTCGCAGTATTTCCATCCCTTTATGAACCATTCGGGATTGTTGCTTTAGAAGCTATGGCTGCAGGGTTGCCAGTTATCGTTTCAGATACCGGTGGATTCTCTGAAATTGTCGATCACGAAGTTAATGGAATTAAAGTTCCGCCAAATAATTCCGATGCCCTCGCATGGTGGATTATCCGGGTGCTCAGCGACCCAAGCTATTCGGATTGGTTGAAGCATAATGCGCTCAAGAAAATTTCAGACATCTATGAGTGGGACAAAATTGCTGAAAAGACTAAACTCGTATATGAGAGGATATTAAAGGAATACGACGAGAGTGCTTGGAAAAGGGTTTAA
- a CDS encoding glycoside hydrolase family 57 protein, whose product MTDICLCFEVHQPFRLKRNFFWERMMFTRVKKEKLFDHYFDNEKNREILNRVARKCYLPTNNILLELIDRHKRDSRRVKFSFSLSGVFIEQCEMFNRDVLESFRQLVETGCVELLAQTYYHSLAGLYPEKTEFIEQVKLHRQLMRDLFKYEPKVFENTELLYNNVIAKIAENLGYDGIYTEGIERILGGRSPNHVYKPKGCDKIKVILRNYRLTDDIGFRFSSPSWEKHPLTAEKYAAWLAATPGDCINIFPDYETFGEHQWPETGIHEFLRHLPGHILKYEHLEFATPSEIVKKHTPVGEIDVFELGGTVSWADIERDVSCWLGNPMQWACYLTIKELEPLVKESMDENLLRIWRLLQLSDHLYYIFTAGGGPGEVHSYFSPYSSPYDAYITLSSILAEFECRVRLNVVPAEKSFIFYRDVDQPIGVTVYSLKGFVERVKTVDIKSLEFHMHRGDFINWVRDSLHDSLLADELKQLMQEKLAGEELRRKLSKVIEKRYEELSRLQDGLYIV is encoded by the coding sequence GTGACTGATATTTGCCTCTGCTTTGAAGTTCATCAACCTTTTCGGCTGAAGAGAAATTTCTTTTGGGAGCGGATGATGTTCACCCGCGTGAAAAAAGAAAAGCTCTTTGATCACTACTTCGACAATGAGAAGAATCGGGAGATCTTAAATCGTGTCGCTCGAAAATGTTACCTCCCAACGAACAACATCTTACTTGAGTTAATCGATCGACATAAAAGGGATTCTAGAAGGGTGAAATTTTCTTTTAGTTTATCTGGCGTATTTATTGAGCAATGTGAGATGTTTAATAGAGATGTTCTTGAATCTTTTAGGCAGCTTGTGGAAACCGGATGCGTTGAACTACTAGCTCAAACTTACTATCACTCCTTAGCGGGTTTATACCCAGAAAAAACGGAGTTTATCGAGCAAGTAAAGCTACATCGCCAGTTAATGAGAGACCTCTTCAAATATGAGCCTAAGGTTTTTGAAAACACTGAACTACTTTACAATAATGTGATTGCAAAAATAGCTGAAAATCTTGGTTATGATGGAATTTACACCGAGGGAATCGAGCGAATATTAGGCGGGAGGTCTCCAAACCACGTTTACAAGCCTAAGGGCTGCGATAAAATTAAGGTCATCCTCCGGAACTATCGCCTAACAGATGATATAGGCTTCAGATTTTCCTCACCTTCTTGGGAAAAACATCCTCTTACTGCTGAGAAGTATGCTGCTTGGCTGGCAGCTACCCCTGGGGATTGTATAAACATTTTTCCAGATTACGAAACGTTCGGCGAACATCAATGGCCCGAAACAGGGATACATGAGTTCCTCCGACATCTTCCCGGCCATATTCTAAAATATGAGCATTTAGAATTTGCAACTCCTTCTGAAATTGTCAAAAAGCATACTCCAGTGGGCGAAATTGATGTTTTCGAACTTGGTGGAACAGTTTCATGGGCTGACATCGAGAGAGATGTTAGTTGTTGGCTTGGTAATCCAATGCAGTGGGCATGTTATTTAACCATTAAAGAGCTTGAACCGTTGGTTAAAGAGAGCATGGATGAAAACTTGTTAAGGATTTGGCGTCTTCTTCAGTTAAGCGATCATCTTTATTACATATTTACCGCAGGCGGCGGTCCAGGCGAGGTTCATAGCTATTTTAGCCCTTATAGTAGCCCCTATGATGCCTATATTACGCTTTCAAGTATTCTCGCTGAGTTTGAATGTCGGGTTAGGTTAAATGTAGTCCCTGCCGAAAAATCATTCATCTTTTACAGAGATGTTGATCAACCAATCGGCGTAACCGTATACAGTCTTAAAGGCTTCGTTGAGAGGGTTAAGACGGTTGATATTAAGTCCTTAGAGTTTCATATGCACCGTGGCGACTTTATAAACTGGGTGAGGGATTCACTGCATGACTCGTTACTGGCAGATGAATTGAAGCAACTTATGCAGGAGAAACTGGCTGGTGAAGAGCTCCGACGCAAGCTCAGCAAAGTGATTGAGAAAAGGTATGAGGAATTAAGCAGGTTACAGGATGGGCTTTACATCGTTTAG